From the Pedobacter cryoconitis genome, one window contains:
- a CDS encoding prephenate dehydrogenase: MDIGIIGLGDMGKLYAKHFAKAGHQVCGADLPVFREKLEEELTPFGIEILIDGNAVSRKCDVIFYAVEAEKIEEVVALYGASTKYGAIVAGQTSVKHPEIAAFEKYLPKDVNIITCHSLHGPGFDPKGQTLIVIPHRCDTAAYTRMTDLLAVLGSDIVEMKDYHEHDKIVADTQAVTHMGFESMGTAWKEAGFFPWENPSYLGGIDNVKILTMLRIFSYKSHIYAGLAIMNPYARHQIKRYAQSESELFKLMIMEKEAEFRQRIKEVKHFLFPDDKQFLLLDNQVMKEFSLSGTGAPHTPNSHLSLLSMADAWYHLKINPYDNLICQTPPFRLRLGIVEYLFRNEELLEESIAAAIYDKQIRADDLEFHSSVREWSSIIGYGDINGYKQHFDQTKNFFNDRLEQGRLQSAELISRLNRNS; this comes from the coding sequence ATGGATATAGGAATTATTGGCCTGGGAGACATGGGCAAACTTTATGCAAAGCATTTTGCTAAAGCAGGACATCAGGTTTGCGGTGCAGACCTCCCGGTCTTCAGAGAAAAGCTGGAAGAGGAATTAACCCCTTTCGGTATAGAAATATTAATTGACGGAAATGCAGTATCCCGCAAGTGTGACGTGATATTTTATGCTGTGGAAGCGGAAAAAATAGAAGAAGTAGTTGCACTTTATGGCGCTTCTACTAAATACGGTGCTATTGTCGCCGGCCAAACCTCTGTAAAACATCCGGAGATCGCCGCCTTTGAGAAATATTTACCGAAGGACGTTAATATTATTACCTGTCATTCTTTACATGGCCCTGGCTTTGACCCCAAAGGGCAAACTTTAATTGTTATTCCACACCGTTGTGATACGGCTGCTTATACCCGAATGACTGATCTGCTTGCAGTTTTAGGTTCTGACATCGTAGAAATGAAAGATTACCATGAACACGATAAAATTGTAGCCGATACACAAGCAGTAACCCACATGGGTTTTGAAAGTATGGGAACGGCATGGAAAGAAGCAGGATTTTTTCCATGGGAAAACCCATCTTACCTGGGTGGGATAGATAATGTAAAGATTTTGACAATGCTGCGGATTTTCAGCTACAAATCTCACATTTATGCAGGTCTGGCAATCATGAACCCTTATGCACGTCACCAGATCAAACGTTATGCGCAATCCGAATCAGAGCTGTTTAAGCTGATGATCATGGAAAAAGAGGCAGAATTCCGCCAACGTATTAAAGAAGTTAAGCATTTCCTTTTTCCTGATGACAAACAATTCCTGTTACTGGACAACCAGGTCATGAAGGAGTTTTCATTATCAGGAACCGGGGCACCACATACACCCAATTCACATTTAAGCTTACTGAGTATGGCCGATGCCTGGTACCACCTGAAAATCAATCCATATGACAACCTGATTTGTCAGACCCCACCCTTTCGTTTACGCCTGGGAATTGTGGAATATTTGTTCAGAAACGAAGAGTTACTGGAAGAATCGATTGCCGCTGCCATTTATGACAAACAAATCCGCGCAGATGATCTTGAATTCCATTCTTCAGTAAGGGAATGGTCGTCTATTATTGGTTATGGAGATATTAATGGCTATAAACAACACTTTGATCAGACTAAAAACTTCTTTAATGACAGATTGGAACAGGGCAGATTACAAAGTGCAGAATTAATTAGCAGGTTAAACCGAAATTCATAA
- a CDS encoding YybH family protein, which produces MMDQKQNEVKIIQTSRENSNAAILKGDAAGVAQYWMDDIIVISGEGGQYAGKKLLLKVFTEMFQEDKPVFERIPSVITIGDSGVLAWETGEWNYKTEKFRGNYSAMWRKIKGKWLTQAELFVSLD; this is translated from the coding sequence ATGATGGATCAAAAACAAAACGAGGTTAAAATTATTCAGACTTCCCGTGAAAATTCAAATGCTGCTATTCTTAAAGGAGATGCAGCGGGTGTTGCACAGTATTGGATGGATGATATTATTGTTATTTCTGGTGAAGGTGGTCAGTATGCAGGAAAAAAGCTACTGTTGAAAGTGTTTACAGAAATGTTCCAGGAAGACAAGCCTGTTTTTGAACGGATACCTTCGGTGATTACGATTGGGGACAGTGGTGTACTGGCATGGGAAACAGGAGAATGGAATTATAAAACTGAAAAGTTCAGAGGTAATTATTCGGCTATGTGGCGGAAAATTAAAGGAAAGTGGCTTACACAAGCTGAGCTTTTTGTTTCGCTGGATTAG